ATCACCGCCGACTACAACTATAAGTCTGTTACTTACCAAGTGCTGTGTTAAAAAGTTTTTAACATCTTTTAGTTCAATGGACTCTACACTCTCAAGTGTTCCAGATGCAGGATTTGCCAAAGGTGTATTTTCAAACATAATAGATTTTAGCTCGTTAGCAGCTACATAATCAAAATCATTTTGTTTTCTCGCAAGTGAACCGAGTTTTACACTTTTTACTTTTTTAAGAGCATCCATGCTTAGGTTGGGATCGCTCAAAAGCATATCAAAATACTTTAAAGTCTCATCAAACTCCTCTTTTATAGAGCTAGCTTCAATAACAAAAGTTTCACGACCGGTAGATGATGAAATATGAATAGCTTTTGCTTCTAAAGCTTCTGCAAATGCCGATGAACCGAGAGTCTTAGTACCCTCACCCATCATAGCTGCACTAAACTTTGCAAGTCCCGGTTTTTCACCATCGGCTATATTTCCGGCATTTTGAAAAACAAACTGCATATTAACAAGCGGTAATCTGTTGTCTTCTTCAAAGATAACAGGAACTTTTAAATCATTTACTTCTATATACTCTATTTTTGCTGCCATTAAAACTTGTCCTATCAATAAAAATATTATTAAAAATTTTTGCATCTTAAAATCTCTCTAAAATCTCATATGCCGTATTTCTAATTGCCGGCGATTCTCCGATATCACGTATAAGATGCACCATCTCGTCTTTTGCCATTCTAAAACTAGCACCCGCACTGCTTACTACATTTTCTTCCATCATAGTTGAACCTAAATCATTCGCACCGAATTTAAGTGCCATTTGACCTATGTACGGACCTTGTGTAACCCATGAACTTTGTATATTAGGGACATTATCAAGATAAAGTCTTGCAACGGCTAAAAGTCTTAAGTATCGGTTTGAAGATGGTTTTTCCATATCGGGAATTTGACGAAGTAGTTCCGTATTGTCAGATTGGAAACTCCACATAATAAATGCACGAAAACCACCTGTTTCATCTTGGAGATTTCTTACCATTTCCAGATGGTCTATTATATCTTCGTCTGTCTCAACTGTTCCGTACATCATAGTAGCCGTTGACATAATGCCAAGTTTGTGAGCTTGACGATGTATATCAATCCACACATCAGAATCAATTTTCTTAGGTGCTATAATATCACGAACCTTGTCTGAGAGTATTTCAGCTCCAGCACCCGGAATAGATGCAAGACCTTTAGCTTTTAAACGAGCCAGTACCTCTTGTACGCTGATGCGTGATACACGTGCTATAAAATCTATCTCTATAGATGAAAAACCGTGTATAGTTATAGTCGGATATTTTGTATGGATATGCTCGACCAAATCCTCGTACCACTCAATTTTTAGCTTTGGATGCACCCCGCCCTGAAACAAAATCTGAGTACCGCCGATTTCTAAAAGCTCATCTATCTTTGCATCTATCTCATCAAAGCTAAGTACGTATGCATCTTCATCTTTTTCATGTCTGTAAAATGCACAAAATTTACAATCGACCCAGCAAATGTTTGTATAGTTTATATTTCTATCTACAACAAAAGTTGTAACACCTTTTGGATGCAACTCTTTTTTACGAGCCGTTGCCATCTTCCCCAACTCTTTTAAGTCGGCATTTTTTATTAAATCTAATGCTTCTTCTTTTGTTAATCTACTCATTTTATCGCTTTATTTGTAATATTATTTAGTGCATTGCTAACTTTATTTATTAGTTTATTTGAACTTAAACCATGTTCTTTTTTAAGCCAAGTTCCATCTCTATATGCTAATTTCACTTTAGAGTCTTTATCTTTATATATTATTATTTTCAAAGGTAAGTCAAGTCCACTTGCCATATTTTCATTCATAAACTTTGTACCTACTTTTGGATTACCGAATATTATAACTTTGGATTCATTCATATTCATATCTATATTTTTTGCATTTTTTTGATGATCGATAACGGCAAAAATATTTAATCCTTTGGCATTTAGTATATCTTTTATGTTTTGCATCGTTTTATCTACACTATAACTACTCTGTTTTATAATGATGTCATTTGCAAACATAGACGATACAAAAAGAGTTATTAAAACTATTTTTTTCATTATTTCCACCCTTCATTTCTAGGATTTACAGGTTTCTTTTTTATAAAGTTAGCATAAATTAAATAAGCAATTATTAACAACACTAATACTGCCCCTAAAACCTGAGTCCAAGCACCTATATGTAAAATCTGATATAAGATATTTTTATGCATTTTTGTATCTATATTTAATTCTGCCATCTCAGCTGCATGTGTCATAACAGATACTGCCAAGTTTCCTTTTGGGATGCTTTCATGGCAAGACAAACACATCCCTCTACGGTCTAATTTATTTAGTTGTTCTTTACTTAGTGTAGATGCTAAAGTAAAGTTGCTGTCTATCTCTTTTACTTTTGTAAAACTACTTTTAACTCCATCTATCCCAAATCCCATCGCTTTATTTGAACTGTGACAACTCTCACAAGTTCTAGTTTTTTTACTTATATTATGAGGTTGGGCGGTTAAACTTTTATGATTTTTTTGAATTACGGGACTGATTCTGCCTTCACCGTTTTGGGCAAGAGCAGGATCTTCCCATCTTAAGAGTTTGTTTTGTTTACTTTTATAATATTGTGGTGTCCATGTTACATGACAGGTATAACACTCTAACTTATTTGTATGTGCATCTATAGCATCCATTGCAACAAGTGCATCTTTGGATAACTCTTTTTTTATTTTTAAAAGTTTTAGAGGTTTTAATTCTATATTTTTACCGTTTGCCAGATGCACTATTACACTGTTTTCTTTTCTTACTACATTTGGCAGAGGATTGGCACGTGCACTAAGCAGATAACCATCTTTTGCATCGGCTACAAAACCTTGTTTTAAGTATTTTGCAACATCTTTTACAACACCTCTGCCCTTGTCATTACTCAAAGTTGTATTATACTCGTCTGAATATCCAAGCGGCAATTCCCAAGGGTACTTTTTTGTAGTACCGTGACAGTCTTGGCACTCGATCTCTACAGCAGCCAAATTCTCATTTGAAACAAGCCCGCTACCGTGCATATCATTTGAAGTGTGGCAATCTTGACATAACATACCGCGTTTAAAGTGAATGTCTTCTTGCATATGTAGATGATGTTTATCGCCTGTATCCAATAAACCTTGATATGAAAGAGCCGTAAATTTTTTATCGCTATGACATCTGGCACAAGTTTGGACAGATACACCCGAATAGTTGTTATCATCTACATTCACTATAACGTTTGAAGAACTTTGAATCTGATGAACTAAAAGATGATTTGATCTTTTTTTATTGATTCTTACATCTGAACCTTTGTATAATCCATCTTTTGCATAAGGTATATGACAAACGGCACAACCTTTATTGTGAGAAAATTTAGAATGTGGAATTTTACTTTTTTTTGAAAATGCTTCAGACTCTTGTTTAGAGAGCTTATCCATATAAGCTAAAAATTGTTCAGAACCAATTTTTTTATGTAAGTACTCAGAAGTGTTTGTCTCATTAACATCGACTTTAATATCCATCATCATAGAACTATATTGTGCATCTACTTGGGATTCATGACACATTCCGCAAGTATTTTTATTTACAAGCGGATCTGTTGGCGATGGATAAAAATCTTTTGGACCCTCATTGTCTTTAAAATATTTTATAGTCCCTTTATGTCCGTACTCTTTACTTTTATTGTACGGATTACCGCCATGACAAACGATGCAGTCATTACCTTTATGACCTGCTTTATCTGCAATTTTTAAAATCTCGCTCATCATAGATGAGTTTCTGTCTCGAATATCTTCTATCCCTTTATGACACACTACACATTCATTTGCAGAGAATGCTAGTGTGCTAAAAAAAATAAATAAAAAAACTATTTTTTTCATTAGATATTACTTATCTTTACTAATTGCGTCTAGAACACCGTTAATAAATTTTGGAG
The genomic region above belongs to Sulfurimonas lithotrophica and contains:
- a CDS encoding dehypoxanthine futalosine cyclase, which encodes MSRLTKEEALDLIKNADLKELGKMATARKKELHPKGVTTFVVDRNINYTNICWVDCKFCAFYRHEKDEDAYVLSFDEIDAKIDELLEIGGTQILFQGGVHPKLKIEWYEDLVEHIHTKYPTITIHGFSSIEIDFIARVSRISVQEVLARLKAKGLASIPGAGAEILSDKVRDIIAPKKIDSDVWIDIHRQAHKLGIMSTATMMYGTVETDEDIIDHLEMVRNLQDETGGFRAFIMWSFQSDNTELLRQIPDMEKPSSNRYLRLLAVARLYLDNVPNIQSSWVTQGPYIGQMALKFGANDLGSTMMEENVVSSAGASFRMAKDEMVHLIRDIGESPAIRNTAYEILERF
- a CDS encoding DUF302 domain-containing protein; this encodes MKKIVLITLFVSSMFANDIIIKQSSYSVDKTMQNIKDILNAKGLNIFAVIDHQKNAKNIDMNMNESKVIIFGNPKVGTKFMNENMASGLDLPLKIIIYKDKDSKVKLAYRDGTWLKKEHGLSSNKLINKVSNALNNITNKAIK
- a CDS encoding cytochrome C, whose protein sequence is MKKIVFLFIFFSTLAFSANECVVCHKGIEDIRDRNSSMMSEILKIADKAGHKGNDCIVCHGGNPYNKSKEYGHKGTIKYFKDNEGPKDFYPSPTDPLVNKNTCGMCHESQVDAQYSSMMMDIKVDVNETNTSEYLHKKIGSEQFLAYMDKLSKQESEAFSKKSKIPHSKFSHNKGCAVCHIPYAKDGLYKGSDVRINKKRSNHLLVHQIQSSSNVIVNVDDNNYSGVSVQTCARCHSDKKFTALSYQGLLDTGDKHHLHMQEDIHFKRGMLCQDCHTSNDMHGSGLVSNENLAAVEIECQDCHGTTKKYPWELPLGYSDEYNTTLSNDKGRGVVKDVAKYLKQGFVADAKDGYLLSARANPLPNVVRKENSVIVHLANGKNIELKPLKLLKIKKELSKDALVAMDAIDAHTNKLECYTCHVTWTPQYYKSKQNKLLRWEDPALAQNGEGRISPVIQKNHKSLTAQPHNISKKTRTCESCHSSNKAMGFGIDGVKSSFTKVKEIDSNFTLASTLSKEQLNKLDRRGMCLSCHESIPKGNLAVSVMTHAAEMAELNIDTKMHKNILYQILHIGAWTQVLGAVLVLLIIAYLIYANFIKKKPVNPRNEGWK